The following are encoded together in the Streptomyces sp. NBC_01465 genome:
- a CDS encoding RICIN domain-containing protein: protein MTIRRKLLALLTAVLALLALSMASAPAQAAGFTPINIWNSSHCLDNATENAAKLHMWSCTGGSEQRWLQGINTTTQMFTFTNQHTGRCITAPASGTGTVIMGVCNAGATTQQWRALYVANPTSPSAGWYVIWQNRSSGYCLSTPSVGNGTLVQTWPCDIDDHYQKWHQQ from the coding sequence ATGACGATTCGACGCAAGCTGCTCGCGCTCCTCACCGCGGTGTTGGCCCTGCTTGCCCTCTCTATGGCCAGCGCCCCGGCACAGGCCGCAGGCTTCACCCCGATCAACATCTGGAACTCCAGCCACTGCCTCGACAACGCCACCGAGAACGCGGCGAAGCTCCACATGTGGTCATGCACCGGCGGCTCCGAGCAACGGTGGCTCCAGGGGATCAACACGACCACCCAGATGTTCACTTTCACCAACCAGCACACCGGGCGCTGCATCACCGCCCCCGCATCGGGCACCGGCACGGTCATCATGGGCGTCTGCAACGCAGGCGCCACCACCCAGCAATGGCGGGCCCTCTACGTGGCCAACCCCACCTCCCCTTCCGCAGGGTGGTACGTGATCTGGCAGAACCGCTCGAGCGGATACTGCCTGTCGACGCCCAGCGTGGGCAACGGCACGCTCGTGCAAACATGGCCCTGCGACATCGACGACCACTACCAGAAGTGGCACCAGCAGTAG